From bacterium, the proteins below share one genomic window:
- a CDS encoding class I SAM-dependent methyltransferase, translated as MHPFLLNWFTRYSFVVDFIREKGPGMGRILEVGSGSFGLGAFIGRRVVGVDSHFDRERHALLIPVQGLAGQLPFNDGSFELVVSLDLIEHVPREGRAEVIADMFRLSSSLLIIGCPVGKAAESCDREFAAWLRRAGKQVPSWVSEHFERGVPTEQEMLSAIKSVPSVGRVEVFPNENVAVHMAAIVADHTPEVLEALMPSLNEYRDEWLRLCSRVSFGDGYRQFFVVQRSE; from the coding sequence ATGCATCCATTCCTCCTCAATTGGTTCACGCGGTATTCGTTCGTTGTGGACTTTATTCGCGAAAAGGGCCCAGGTATGGGCCGAATCCTCGAGGTGGGCTCTGGCTCTTTTGGGCTGGGTGCGTTCATTGGTAGGAGGGTCGTGGGTGTGGACAGTCATTTCGATCGCGAACGTCATGCCCTGTTGATACCCGTGCAAGGGCTTGCTGGCCAGCTGCCCTTCAACGATGGCTCGTTCGAGCTTGTAGTCTCGCTTGACCTGATTGAGCACGTGCCTCGGGAGGGCCGGGCCGAGGTGATAGCGGACATGTTTAGGCTCAGCAGTTCTCTTCTGATCATAGGTTGTCCCGTCGGCAAGGCGGCAGAGAGCTGCGACCGTGAGTTCGCAGCATGGCTCAGGCGTGCCGGGAAGCAGGTCCCGTCGTGGGTCTCAGAGCATTTCGAGAGGGGCGTTCCGACCGAGCAGGAGATGCTCTCGGCCATAAAGAGCGTTCCATCTGTTGGACGCGTGGAGGTGTTCCCAAACGAGAACGTAGCGGTGCACATGGCCGCAATTGTCGCTGACCACACGCCCGAGGTCCTTGAGGCGCTGATGCCCAGCCTGAACGAGTATCGCGACGAGTGGCTGCGGTTGTGCAGTAGAGTGAGCTTCGGCGACGGCTATCGTCAGTTTTTCGTCGTGCAGAGAAGCGAGTGA
- a CDS encoding glycosyltransferase, whose translation MNVSVIIPTHNRSQVLLRCLNALIEQRRDFPGSFEIVVVDDGSTDGTAQAVNAFRENCPVELRLVQLGSQAGPAAARNRGLAAARFQIVIFIGDDIIVEPGFLRRHCAMHRRFRGGSVAVLGYTTWHPELKITPFMGWLEDAGEQFDYGFVEREGPTWQHFYTSNISLKRRFMLENGVFDEDFKQAAFEDTELGFRLFERGLRIVYCKDALAYHLHPDIEPMEYFRDGIFQRGVNEVVFQWKHRRIAELFDRDISYWRRVLLSAAMPDACPSIDHLRLVASAKNRPSRLFAEHFGASIYESLASFYRGRGAADKVVERFPNLAVAGERLARALEAERASDVPGSLDEFWAAREAEPRLMGLVLLCADAFFRHGRFDQAERLLSDALEMSPRHPYVNLRMGELLRRLEKDPARAGDCYQAALEGEMLDVGSQSVAQIGLGLLEMSRNAHKAALRWFRRACAMGVADANITASCLVHSAEACVGLGRREEGHRLLDEVGRVGGVCSSTRAYVAFLRAELWRQQGRLAQALRMVDLARAHCVRDDELNGQIELKKGQIELERARKDPTKAVRRFLRRMQSLIDEGRCSQKIGFSAVIMLNEARAFSAAAAVLKSLSKVIDLDSRFLRLALAYKRIGLLTNAEDMMSSLEFLPASEQAEWHLSAASLLLEMGYDQDAEDEVRSALTLRPDWPYANYVLGSIMESRHRLDEAKARFEAVLEHRDTVGDDQRSRLLGGAHYHLAYILEQEGQGEETLLHLEACLELIPRHRKAMDLMESLTSAATLVPG comes from the coding sequence ATGAACGTCTCCGTCATCATTCCAACGCACAACCGTTCGCAGGTGCTCCTGCGCTGCCTCAATGCCCTTATCGAGCAACGCCGCGACTTCCCTGGGTCATTCGAGATAGTTGTTGTTGACGATGGCTCAACGGACGGGACGGCGCAGGCCGTGAACGCGTTTCGCGAGAACTGCCCGGTCGAGCTACGGCTGGTTCAGCTTGGGTCGCAAGCAGGGCCAGCGGCCGCTCGGAATCGAGGTCTCGCCGCGGCGAGGTTTCAGATAGTCATATTCATCGGGGACGACATTATCGTTGAGCCGGGATTTCTTCGGCGCCATTGTGCGATGCACCGGCGCTTCCGAGGGGGAAGCGTTGCCGTGCTGGGCTACACCACTTGGCATCCTGAGCTGAAGATAACGCCTTTTATGGGTTGGCTCGAGGACGCTGGAGAGCAGTTCGATTATGGCTTCGTAGAGCGGGAGGGTCCGACGTGGCAGCACTTCTACACGAGCAATATATCACTCAAGCGCCGGTTCATGCTTGAAAACGGCGTCTTTGATGAGGATTTCAAGCAAGCTGCGTTTGAAGACACGGAACTTGGGTTCAGGCTCTTCGAGCGCGGGTTGAGGATTGTCTATTGCAAAGACGCGCTTGCGTATCATCTGCACCCCGACATCGAGCCGATGGAATACTTCCGAGACGGCATTTTCCAGCGTGGGGTGAACGAGGTCGTCTTCCAATGGAAGCATCGGCGGATAGCCGAGCTCTTCGACCGGGACATCTCCTATTGGCGGCGTGTGCTGCTCTCTGCCGCTATGCCGGATGCGTGTCCCTCGATTGACCACCTGCGTCTAGTCGCCAGCGCTAAAAACCGCCCGTCGCGGCTTTTTGCGGAGCATTTCGGCGCCTCTATTTACGAGAGCCTTGCCTCATTTTACCGGGGACGCGGCGCCGCGGATAAGGTGGTTGAGAGGTTTCCAAACCTGGCCGTAGCAGGCGAGCGCCTCGCCCGGGCGTTGGAGGCGGAGCGGGCCAGTGATGTGCCGGGGTCGCTCGACGAGTTCTGGGCCGCTAGGGAAGCTGAGCCGCGGCTGATGGGGCTAGTTCTTCTCTGCGCCGATGCTTTTTTCAGGCACGGCCGTTTCGATCAGGCAGAGAGGCTCTTAAGCGACGCGCTTGAGATGTCGCCTCGGCATCCCTATGTGAATCTGCGTATGGGCGAGTTGTTGCGGAGGTTAGAGAAGGACCCGGCTCGGGCGGGCGATTGCTATCAGGCCGCGCTTGAGGGCGAGATGCTCGACGTTGGGTCTCAGAGCGTGGCTCAGATCGGACTTGGCCTTCTCGAGATGTCGCGCAATGCTCACAAGGCTGCACTTCGCTGGTTCCGCAGGGCGTGCGCCATGGGGGTTGCTGATGCGAATATCACGGCCAGTTGTCTGGTTCATTCTGCGGAGGCGTGCGTTGGGTTGGGCAGGCGCGAGGAGGGTCATCGTCTGCTCGATGAGGTAGGCCGCGTGGGGGGGGTCTGCTCGTCAACCCGTGCTTACGTGGCGTTTCTGAGGGCGGAGCTGTGGCGGCAGCAGGGCAGGCTGGCGCAAGCGCTGAGGATGGTTGATTTGGCCAGGGCTCACTGTGTGAGGGACGATGAGCTGAATGGTCAGATAGAGCTCAAGAAAGGTCAGATCGAGCTCGAGCGCGCTAGGAAGGACCCGACGAAGGCAGTGCGACGCTTCTTGAGGCGCATGCAGTCCCTGATCGATGAGGGGAGATGTTCTCAGAAGATCGGCTTCAGCGCAGTGATAATGCTTAATGAAGCCAGGGCCTTCAGCGCGGCAGCGGCAGTGCTAAAGAGTCTCTCGAAAGTGATCGATTTAGACAGCAGGTTTTTGCGATTGGCGCTAGCCTACAAGAGGATAGGTCTTCTGACGAATGCGGAGGATATGATGTCGTCTCTGGAGTTTTTGCCAGCTTCCGAGCAGGCCGAATGGCATCTTTCTGCGGCGTCGCTGCTTCTCGAGATGGGCTACGACCAGGACGCTGAGGACGAGGTGCGCTCAGCGCTTACCCTCCGACCTGATTGGCCATACGCCAACTACGTTTTGGGCTCGATTATGGAAAGCCGGCACCGCTTGGATGAGGCGAAGGCGCGGTTTGAGGCGGTGCTTGAGCACCGGGACACTGTCGGTGATGACCAACGGAGCAGGCTGCTTGGTGGTGCGCATTATCATTTAGCCTACATTCTCGAGCAGGAAGGGCAGGGCGAGGAGACTCTTCTGCATCTTGAAGCGTGCCTCGAGCTCATCCCCAGGCATCGAAAAGCGATGGATCTGATGGAATCTCTCACCTCCGCGGCGACATTGGTCCCCGGCTAG